CAGCCAGTCACACAAGCAATCGATTACAGTTGTGGTAAGTGCTATGAAGGTGAACTAGAGAGGGCTGGGAGAGGACATAGCAGGGGCTGGGCTGAGGCCGGGAGTCGGGAGGGGACAGAGggtcattcactcattcattcattcatctgacAAATACATTTCGAAGCACCTCTGTAGGCCAGAACTGTTATGGGTGTTTGGAGATAACAGCAGTGAATGAGACAGAAAGCCTTGCCCTCAGGGTGCTCGCTGCAgatggtttcctcatctggaaagaTGGGGATAAGGAGCGTATTGAGCTCAGGTTTGCAGGGGGATTTGATGAGATAATCCATGTAAAGTGCGTGGCATGGTGCAGGGCCACAGAGAAGTAGCCCTAGAGTGTTAGCTTTTATTGTTGTTGCCTCCCTGGCGTGACTGTTAAACTTCTGACCTCAGCCACTCTTCACCTCTTCTTTGCAGCTCTTATCCCACGAATAATTAACGAATAATTAACTCATTTGTGATTACCTGACCCCAGCTGTCTATCCAGTTGTTGTGCAAATTAGGCCCTCCAGAGCGAGCCCCGAGTGTATGAATGAATGATGTTACTTCACTTCATCActgagcctccatttcttcatttgcaaaatgggatCTTTGGTAGCCCCTACCTAGGAAGATTGGTTTGAAGCGTGAGATGAAATGGTGCCTGGGCGCGCAGTAGGTGCTCACTAAACCTGAGCTGCCATGGTCCTTTGCAGGCGCTGTCCACACCCTGAGGCCTGGGCTCAGGCCGAAGAAGTTGCTCCCCAGCACCCGCAGCTGACAGCCAGCGACTGGCAGAGCCCCCAGGCCCGGGGGCCCCTTCCCTCCCAGGTCAGCCGGGTGTGTGCACTGGAGGGAGAGCGGGGGCGCTGGGCACCTGGGGGAGGCGGGGccagggggcaggtgggcaggggttGAGCTGTGGCCGCCAGACCATTCAGGGGATTCAGAACTGTTGCCTGCCTTGTTGCCCACAGAGATTTCCAGTGTGACAGCACAGGCGGCAGAGCCGAGGGTGAGTGGCCAGGGCtcccctggagccctggggatGGTGGCAAGGAAGAGGGAGTCCAGGCCCTCGAAAGGAAGTCCCTGACCCTCTGGCAGGAGCCTGTCCTTGCCCCTAAGTGTGATCTGCAGTGGTCACTTGCCCTGCTGAGAGCCTTCCCTCTCAAAAGCAGGAGTCCTGTTCTCCCTGAGCCAGGCTCTAGAAGGGGGTGGAACCGGGGCTGCTGAGGGGTTCACTGAGCTCTCGGCATCTGGAGAAGGCAGGGGCCCACAAGGCGCTTGAGCTTAGGGAGGAAACTGGACTTGGTCAGGGGGGTGAAGCCTTGAAGAAGAAGGGTGGGGGCTCCCAGAGGATCTGGGAGGCTGACGAGGACTTGGGGTTCAGTAAGGGACCTGCTGCCCGTCCTGCCCGGCAGGTCCTGGTCCCGGCTTCTCGCACCCTCATGtcagccccggccccgcccggtgGCCCGCGGAGGACAAGGTCAGGATGCGTGTGAAGCCCCAGGGCCTGGTGGTGACTTCCAGTGCCGTGTGCAGCTCTCCTGACTACCTCCGGGAGCCCAAGTACTACCCCGgcggctcccccaccccccagcccctgcttCCTACCCGGCCTCCCGCCAGCCCGCCTGACAAGGCCTTCGCCCACACCTTCTCCGAAAACCCAcgcccacccccacgccgggacCCCAGCACCCGGCGCCCACCAGTCCTTGCCAAGGGGGACGACCCGCTACCCCCCCGGGCAGCTCGGCCCATCTCACAGGCCCGTTGCCCCACACCCGCCGGGGACAGCAGCAGCTCCCGACGCCGCTGGGACAACGGGCGGGTGAACCTGCGTCCAGTGGTGCAGCTGATCGACATCATGAAGGACCTGACGCGCCTCTCCCAGGACCTGCAGCACAGCGGCGTGCACCTGGACTGCGGCGGCCTCCGGCTCagccgcccgcccgccccgccgcccggTGACCTGCAGTACAGCTTCTTCTCCTCTCCCAGCCTGGCCAACAGCATCCGCAGCCCCGAGGAGCGGGCCACCCCCCACGCCAAGGCCGAGCGGCCCAGCCACCCCCTCTACGAGCCTGAGCCCGAGCCTAGGGACAGCCCCCAGCCTGGCCAAGGCCATAGTCCCGGAGCCACGGCCGCCACCACCGGTCTGCCCCCGGAGCCCGAGCCAGACGGCCCTGATTACTCAGAACTCGCTGACGCCGACATCCTTAGTGAGCTGGCCTCCCTTACCTGCCCCGAGGCCCAGCTGCTGGAGGCCCAGGCGCTCGAGCCCCCATCGCCCGAGCCCGAGCCTCAGCTCCTGGACCCCCAGCCCCGCTTCCTGGACCCGCAGGCGCTAGAGCCGCTCGGGGAGGCTCTGGAGCTGCCACCCCTGCAGCCTCTTGCTGACCCTCTGGGCCTGCCGGGCCTGGCTCTGCAGGCTCTAGATACCCTGCCTGACTCCCTGGAGTCCCAGCTGCTGGACCCCCAGGCACTCGACCCCCTGCCCAAGTTGCTTGATGTCCCTGGTCGCTGCCTGGAGCCCCAGCAGCCCCTGGGGCCCTGCCCGCTAGCTGAGCCCTTGCACCTGGACTTGTGCTCACCCCACGGCCCCCCTGGACCAGAGGGTCACCCCAAGTACGCCTTGCGGCGCTCTGATAGGCCAAAGATCCTGTGTCGCCGGCGAAAGGCTGGACGGGGGCGCAAGGCAGACGCTGGACCCGAGGGCCGCCTGCTGCCCCTGCCTATGCCTACAGGGCTGGTGGCCGCCCTGGCCGAGGCCccgccacccccacctccaccacctcctgccctgccagGCCCCAGTCCCAGTCCCAGAGCTGTCCCAGAGCTGGAGCCCGAATTGTCCCAGCCCCCAATGGTTCCAACCCGCAAAGGCAAGTGTCGGGGCGTGCGGCGAATGGTGGTGAAGATGGCCAAGATCCCTGTGTCTCTGGGGCGGCGGAACAAGACCACGTACAAGGTGTCGTCATTGAGCAGCAGCCTGAGCGTGGAGGGCAAGGAGCTGGGCCTGCGCGTGTCCGCAGAGCCCACCCCGCTGCTAAAGATGAAGAACAACGGGCGGAACGTGGTGGTGGTCTTCCCCCCCGGGGAGATGCCCATCATTCTCAAGCGTAAGCGTGGACGCCCTCCGAAGAACCTGCTGCTGGGGCCCGGCAAGCCCAAGGAGCCAGCAGTGGTGACGGCCGAGGCGGCCACGGTGGCAGCGGCCACCCTGGCCATGCCGGAGGTGAAGAAGCGGCGGCGGCGGAAGCAGAAGCTGGCATCCCCACAGCCGTCCTATGCAGCGGACGCCAATGACAGCAAAGCTGAGTACTCTGACGTCCTCGCCAAACTGGCCTTCTTGAACCGCCAGAGCCAGTGCGCCGGGCGGTGCTCGCCGCCCCGCTGCTGGACACCCAGTGAGCCCGAGTCGGTGCACCAGGCACCTGACACCCAGAGCATCTCCCACTTCCTGCATCGCGTGCAGGGCTTCCGGCGGCGGGGTGGCAAAGCCGGTGGCTTCGGGGGCCGTGGCGGGGGCCATGCGGCCAAGGCAGCCCGATGCTCCTTCAGTGACTTCTTCGAGGgcattggcaagaaaaagaaggtggTGGCAGTGGCAGCTGCTGGGATCGGGGGCCCCGGCCTCACTGAGTTGGGACACCCACGCAAACGGGGCCGGGGGGAGGTGGATGCTGCCACTGGGAAGCCCAAGCGCAAGAGACGGTCCCGAAAGAATGGGACTCTGTTCCCAGAGCAGGTGCCCAGTGGCCCAGGTTTTGGGGAGATGGGCGCTGAATGGGCTGGAGACAAGGGGGGTGGCTGGGCCCCTCACCATGGGCACCCTGGCGGGCAGGCGGGCCGAAACTGTGGGTTCCAGGGAACAGAGGCCCGGGCCTTCGCCTCCTCCGGGCTGGAGAGTGGGACTTCAGGCCGGGGCAGCTACTACGGCACGGGTGCTCCCTCGGGCCAGACGGAGCTCAGCCAGGAGCGCCAAAACCTCTTCACCGGCTACTTCCGCTCGCTGCTCGATTCGGATGACTCCTCCGACCTCTTGGACTTTGCCCTCTCGGCCTCCCGCCCCGAGTCCCGGAAGGCATCGGGCACCTATGCAGGGCCCCCCACCAGCGCCCTGCCTAGCCAGCGAGGCCTGGCCGCCTTCCCGAGCCGGGGAACCAAGGCCAGCCCAGTGGCAGTGGGCAGCAGTGGGGCTGGGGCGGACCCCTCCTTCCAGCCTGTCCTGCCCACTCGCCAGACCTTCCCTCCAGGCCGGGCAGCGAGCTATGGACTGACCCCGGCCACTTCAGACTGCCGGGCAGCCGAGACCTTTCCGAAGCTGGCTCCCCCGCCTTCGGCCGTGGCCCGCTCACCCACTACCCACCCGCCCGCCAGCACCTACCCTCCCCAGTACGGTGGCTACGGGGCTGGGCAAAGCGTGTTCGCCCCGGCTAAGCCCTTCACGGGCCAAGACTGCGCAAATAGCAAGGACTGCAGCTTCGCCTACGGCAGCGGCAACAGCCTTCCCGCCTCGCCCAGCAGCGCGCACAGTGCCGGCTATGCCCCACCGCCCACCGGCGGCCCCTGCCTGCCGCCCGGCAAGGCCTCCTTCTTCAATAGCTCCGAGGGGGCCCCCTTCTCGGGCTCAGCTCCCACGCCCCTGCGCTGTGACAGCCGGGCCAGCACCGTCTCACCCGGTGGCTACATGGTGCCCAAGGGCACCACAGCCTCTGCCACCTCCGCCGCCTCtgccgcctcctcctcctcctcctccttccagcCCTCGCCCGAGAACTGTCGGCAGTTTGCGGGGGCTTCTCAGTGGCCTTTCCGGCAGGGCTACGGAGGCCTGGACTGGGCCTCGGAGGCTTTCAGTCAGCTCTACAATCCCGGCTTCGACTGCCATGTCAGCGAGCCCAACGTGATCCTGGACATCTCCAACTACACGCCCCAGAAGGTGAAGCAGCAGACGGCCGTGTCCGAGACCTTCTCCGAGTCGTCCTCCGACAGCACCCAGTTCAATCAGCCGGTTGGCGGCGGCGGCTTTCGGCGTGCCAACAGCGAGGCCTCGAGCAGTGAGGGCCAGTCGAGCCTGTCCAGCCTGGAGAAACTGATGATGGACTGGAATGAGGCCTCCTCCGCCCCCGGCTACAACTGGAACCAGAGCGTCCTCTTCCAGAGCAGCTCCAAGCCGGGCCGTGGACGGCGGAAGAAGGTGGACCTGTTCGAGGCCTCTCACCTGGGCTTCCCATCATCGGCCTCGGCTGCTGCCTCAGGCTACCCGTCCAAACGGAGCACCGGGCCCCGGCAGCCCAGGGGTGGACGGGGTGGCGGGGCCTGCTCGGCCAAGAAGGAGCGGGGCGGGGCGGCTGCCAAAGCCAAGTTCATCCCCAAGCCACAGCCTGTCAACCCGCTGTTCCAGGACAGCCCAGATCTCGGCCTGGACTACTACAGTGGGGACAGCAGCATGTCACCCCTGCCCTCACAGTCGAGGGCCTTTGGTGTGGGGGAGCGAGACCCCTGTGACTTCATGGGACCCTACTCTATGAACCCATCCACACCTTCTGATGGCACCTTCGGCCAAGGCTTCCACTGCGACTCGCCCAGCCTCGGTGCCCCTGATCTGGACAGCAAGCATTTCCCGCCACTGGCCCACCCACCCACGGTGTTTGATGCTGGCCTGCAGAAGGCCTACTCGCCCACCTGTTCACCCACACTGGGCTTCAAGGAGGAGCTGCGGCCGCCGCCCACAAAGCTGGCCGCCTGCGAGCCCCTCAAGCATGGGCTCCAGGGGGCCAGCCTGAGCCACGCGGCCGCAGCCCAGGCTCACCTGAGCTGCCGGGACCTGCCGCTGGGCCAGCCCCACTATGACTCCCCCAGCTGCAAGGGCACGGCGTACTGGTACCCGCCGGGCTCAGCCGCCCGCAGCCCGCCCTATGAGGGCAAGGTGGGCACAGGGCTGCTAGCTGACTTCCTGGGCAGGACGGAGGCCGCGTGCCTCAGTGCCCCACACCTGGCCAGCCCACCGTCCACCCCTAAGGCCGACAAGGAGCCACTAGAGATGGCCCGGCCACCCGGCCCACCCCGTGGCCCCGCTGCAGCTGCTGCTGGCTATGGCTGCCCGCTCCTTAGTGACTTGACCCTGTCCCCTGTGCCGAGGGACTCGCTGCTGCCCCTGCAGGACACCGCCTACAGGTATCCAGGCTTTATGCCGCAGGCGCATCCTGGCCTGGGTGGGGGCCCCAAGAGCGGCTTCCTGGGGCCCATGGCAGAACCTCACCCCGAGGACACATTCACCGTCACCTCCCTGTAGTGCCAACTGAAGTGCCGACTGGACCGTGAGGTTTTGTTCCTGGGTGAGTCTGGGGATGTGGGTACAGTGGGCAGAGGCCTCGGGGGGTGAGGGGACGGGTGGCAACTGGGACTGGGGGATGAGGACATAGAGCTTG
Above is a genomic segment from Dasypus novemcinctus isolate mDasNov1 chromosome 9, mDasNov1.1.hap2, whole genome shotgun sequence containing:
- the AHDC1 gene encoding transcription factor Gibbin → MRVKPQGLVVTSSAVCSSPDYLREPKYYPGGSPTPQPLLPTRPPASPPDKAFAHTFSENPRPPPRRDPSTRRPPVLAKGDDPLPPRAARPISQARCPTPAGDSSSSRRRWDNGRVNLRPVVQLIDIMKDLTRLSQDLQHSGVHLDCGGLRLSRPPAPPPGDLQYSFFSSPSLANSIRSPEERATPHAKAERPSHPLYEPEPEPRDSPQPGQGHSPGATAATTGLPPEPEPDGPDYSELADADILSELASLTCPEAQLLEAQALEPPSPEPEPQLLDPQPRFLDPQALEPLGEALELPPLQPLADPLGLPGLALQALDTLPDSLESQLLDPQALDPLPKLLDVPGRCLEPQQPLGPCPLAEPLHLDLCSPHGPPGPEGHPKYALRRSDRPKILCRRRKAGRGRKADAGPEGRLLPLPMPTGLVAALAEAPPPPPPPPPALPGPSPSPRAVPELEPELSQPPMVPTRKGKCRGVRRMVVKMAKIPVSLGRRNKTTYKVSSLSSSLSVEGKELGLRVSAEPTPLLKMKNNGRNVVVVFPPGEMPIILKRKRGRPPKNLLLGPGKPKEPAVVTAEAATVAAATLAMPEVKKRRRRKQKLASPQPSYAADANDSKAEYSDVLAKLAFLNRQSQCAGRCSPPRCWTPSEPESVHQAPDTQSISHFLHRVQGFRRRGGKAGGFGGRGGGHAAKAARCSFSDFFEGIGKKKKVVAVAAAGIGGPGLTELGHPRKRGRGEVDAATGKPKRKRRSRKNGTLFPEQVPSGPGFGEMGAEWAGDKGGGWAPHHGHPGGQAGRNCGFQGTEARAFASSGLESGTSGRGSYYGTGAPSGQTELSQERQNLFTGYFRSLLDSDDSSDLLDFALSASRPESRKASGTYAGPPTSALPSQRGLAAFPSRGTKASPVAVGSSGAGADPSFQPVLPTRQTFPPGRAASYGLTPATSDCRAAETFPKLAPPPSAVARSPTTHPPASTYPPQYGGYGAGQSVFAPAKPFTGQDCANSKDCSFAYGSGNSLPASPSSAHSAGYAPPPTGGPCLPPGKASFFNSSEGAPFSGSAPTPLRCDSRASTVSPGGYMVPKGTTASATSAASAASSSSSSFQPSPENCRQFAGASQWPFRQGYGGLDWASEAFSQLYNPGFDCHVSEPNVILDISNYTPQKVKQQTAVSETFSESSSDSTQFNQPVGGGGFRRANSEASSSEGQSSLSSLEKLMMDWNEASSAPGYNWNQSVLFQSSSKPGRGRRKKVDLFEASHLGFPSSASAAASGYPSKRSTGPRQPRGGRGGGACSAKKERGGAAAKAKFIPKPQPVNPLFQDSPDLGLDYYSGDSSMSPLPSQSRAFGVGERDPCDFMGPYSMNPSTPSDGTFGQGFHCDSPSLGAPDLDSKHFPPLAHPPTVFDAGLQKAYSPTCSPTLGFKEELRPPPTKLAACEPLKHGLQGASLSHAAAAQAHLSCRDLPLGQPHYDSPSCKGTAYWYPPGSAARSPPYEGKVGTGLLADFLGRTEAACLSAPHLASPPSTPKADKEPLEMARPPGPPRGPAAAAAGYGCPLLSDLTLSPVPRDSLLPLQDTAYRYPGFMPQAHPGLGGGPKSGFLGPMAEPHPEDTFTVTSL